The Pseudoalteromonas tunicata genome segment TGTTATACCTATGCAAATCAAAAGGTAACTGAGTTATTTGGCTGTTCACTTGAGCAGTTGGTTGGCTTAGATGATAGCTACTTTTTTTTAACCGATCATTTAGGTGACCTGCAAGAAAATGACCGCAAGGTTTTGGAGCAGGGAATTGAAATTGAAGGTGAAGAAAGGAATATTGTAAAAAGTACCGGTGAAACCCGATATTATTGGACGGTTAAAAAACCTTTGTATGAAGAGGGTCAAGTAATAGGTATGTACGGTATTTCAACGGATATTACTGAGCGCAAGTTGCTTGAAAAACAATTACACGAAAAACAGGCTTTACTTGATACCGTTTTAAATAATATTGATGCTTATATCTATATGAAAAATAGTGATGCTCAATTTTTGTATGCCAATAAAAAAACAGCAAAATTGTTTGGTCAAAAACCTCAAACTTTACTGGGTAAAACTGCAGAGCAATGCCTAGGTGAGGAGGCTTCAGTTGATTTTAATCAACTTGATAAGCAAGTTTTAACGTTAGGTAAAAAAGTAAGCGGCCAAGAGCAGTTTATCGATGAATACGGTGAAACTCGATATTATTGGACCACCAAAGTTCCCCTCAAAAATTCGGAAAATGAAGTTGTTTCATTTGTAGGTATGTCGACCGATACTACAGAAATTATTAAATTGAAGGAACAATATAGACGGTTAGCATCGATAGATGAGTTAACACAATTGGCCAATCGCCGTAGTTTTACGACTCAAGGAAATTCAGAATTAGCACGCTTTTTGCGCCATGGTTGTAAATTTGTAATTTTGTTGCTTGATTTGGATTATTTTAAAAACATAAATGATAGCTTTGGTCATGCCGTGGGTGATGAGGTGTTAATCGCTGTTTCGAATTGTTTTGTTGACACGGTACGAGAACTTGATTTTGTTAGCAGAATTGGTGGTGAAGAGTTTGCTATTATTTTACCTAAAACGGATGTGAAAGCTGCTTATGTTATAGCTGAGCGCATTCGAAATAATATCAAAAAAATAATTGTAAATACCCCTTTCTGTCAGGTTAAAAACCTGAGTATTAGTATTGGGTTAAGTATTGTCAAAGCGGAAGATAGTGAACTTGACCATATACTGTTACGTGCTGATAAAGCCTTGTATGAGGCAAAATCTGCTGGCCGCGACTGTGTTATTGAAAAATAAATTCTACAGCTAGATACAACCGTGGCTGACTACCACTTAAATTTGAAAAACTAATGATTCTAAAGTTAATCATAGTTATTTCTTATGTTCCTGATTAAAAAATATCATATTTAAAGCACTGTGAAATTTTTTCAATTGCTGTTTAAATATGCTCACTTTCACAATGTAGGCAAATACGGCTTTTATGCGTACAATAGCGCCTTGTTTGATCCATTAATTTGATCCTTTAATACGTTGCAACTAGGAGAACCCATGTTAGAACGCAGCATGAACATCGCAGATTTTGATCCAGAGTTATTCGAAGCAATCAATAAAGAAACGGCTCGTCAAGAAGAGCACATTGAGCTTATCGCTTCAGAAAACTACTGTAGCCCACGCGTTTTAGAGGCTCAAGGCTCACAATTAACTAACAAATATGCAGAAGGATACCCAGGTAAGCGTTACTACGGTGGGTGTGAGCATGTTGATGTAGTAGAGCAATTGGCAATCGACCGTGCAAATGAATTATTTGGCACTGATTACGCAAACGTACAGCCGCATGCGGGTTCTCAAGCAAATGCTGCTGTTTTTCAAGCATTACTTCAACCACACGATACTGTATTAGGGATGAGTCTTGCTCACGGTGGTCACTTAACTCACGGTTCACACGTAAACTTTTCAGGTAAAACATATAATGCGATTCAATATGGTTTGAATGAAGAAACAGGTGAAATCGATTATGCACAAGTTGAGGCGTTAGCCCTTGAACATAAACCAAAAATGATTATCGCTGGTTTCTCTGCATATTCAGGAATTGTTGACTGGGCAAAATTCCGTGAAATCGCGGATAAAGTAGGCGCGTATTTATTCGTCGATATGGCTCACGTTGCAGGCTTAATTGCTGCTGGCGTTTACCCAAGTCCAATTCCATTTGCTCACGTTGTTACAACAACAACTCACAAAACATTAGCAGGCCCTCGTGGTGGTTTAATTGTTTCGGCATGTGGCGATCAAGAAATTTATAAAAAGTTAAACAGTGCTGTGTTCCCTGGTGGTCAAGGCGGTCCTTTATGTCACATTATTGCAGCAAAAGCTGTGGCATTTAAAGAAGCGTTACAGCCTGAGTTTAAAGTGTATCAAGCGCAAGTTGTAAAAAATGCACAAGCTATGGTTGAAGTTCTTCAAGAGCGTGGCTATAAAGTTGTATCTGGTAAAACAGACAACCACTTATTTTTACTTGATTTGATTGATAAAGATATCACAGGTAAAGATGCTGATGCGGCACTAGGTAATGCTAACATTACTGTTAACAAAAACTCAGTACCTAACGATCCACGTTCACCATTTGTGACCTCAGGCTTACGTATCGGTTCTCCTGCAATCACTCGTCGTGGTTTTAAAGAAGCTGAATCAAAAGAGTTAGCGGGTTGGATTTGTGATGTTCTAGACAACATCAACGATGCATCAGTGCAAGCGCAAGTAAAAGAAAAAGTAAAAGCAATTTGTAAAAAGCTTCCTGTTTACGCTTAATTGTTTTACAGCAATTAATTTAGCGCACAAGCGAATTAATTTTTGTTATTATAAGGCCACTTTTTAAGTGGCTTTTTTATTGATAATACGGCGAGTTTTGTTATCAATCAGACATTCAAGGTCGATTGGACTAACCTGCATTGTTGCACATAGAGGTTGAACGAGTATGCATTGCCCATTTTGTACTGCCAAAGAAACTAAAGTTATAGATTCTCGCCTTGTTGGTAGTGGCCATCAGGTACGTCGCCGCCGAGAGTGTAATGAGTGCAAAGAGCGTTTTACGACCTTTGAAGGTGCTGAGTTAGTGATGCCGCGAGTCATTAAACAAGATGGCAGCCGCGAGCCTTTTAACGAAGATAAATTAATGAATGGCTTGCATCGCGCACTTGAAAAACGCCCCGTCAGTACCGAACAAATCGAAGAGGTTGTGCATCGTATCATGTCGCAACTTCGCTCAACGGGTGAGCGTGAAATCCCAAGCCATATTGTTGGCGAATGCATAATGGAAGCGCTGAAAAAGCTCGATAAAGTAGCCTATGTGCGGTTTGCATCTGTTTATCGTTCGTTTGAAGATGTTAAAGAGTTTGGCGAAGAAATAGCTCGACTAGCAGAGTAACCTTATGAGTTTTACAGCACTTGATTATCAATATATGGCCCTTGCCATTGAGTTAGCAAAAAAAGGTCGTTATACCACGTCGCCCAATCCCAATGTTGGTTGTGTATTGGTTAAAGATGGCCAAATAGTGGGTCAAGGCTATCATCAAAAAGCGGGCGAAGGTCATGCTGAAGTGCATGCATTAGCGCAAGCAAAAGAGCAGGCGCTAGGTGCCACTGCTTATGTCACCCTTGAGCCATGTAGCCATACCGGGCGCACGGGTCCTTGTGCTTTGGCACTGGTTAATGCCGGTGTTATTAAGGTCATTGCTGCTATGGTTGATCCAAATCCTGCTGTCAGTGGCCGTGGTTTAGCAATATTAGAAAAAGCAGGAATTCAAACTGCACATGGCTTAATGCAAGTGGAGGCCGAAGCGCTCAATGTTGGTTTTTTAAAGCGCATGCGAAACGCTATGCCTTTTGTTCAGTGTAAATTAGCAGCGAGCCTTGATGGTAAAACCGCGCTTGCTAATGGACTAAGCAAATGGATAACCGGCCCTCTTGCTCGTGCTCAAGTGCAAGATTATCGAGCGCAAAGTTGTGCAGTTCTGACTGGTGCTGATACCGTGCTGGTTGATAATGCCAAAATGAATGTACGTTATGATGAATTGATTAACCCACCATTTTCTTTAGCGCAGTTGCGCCAGCCGATTCGTGTAGTGATTGACTCTAAGCATCGATTAACACCCGACCTTGCTTTTTTTCAAATCGAGAGCCCGGTGATTATCTTGACTACCAAGCTTGATATTTCAGAGCGATGGCCTCATTTCGTATCTCATCTGCTAGTACCTGAGTTAAATGGCCAAGTTGATTTATCACAAGCAATGCAATTGCTTGGTGCACGTGGAATTAATCATATTTGGCTTGAAGCCGGCCATACTTTAGCTGGGCAAATGGCGCAGCAAGGTTTGGTTGATCAGTTTATTTTTTACCTGGCACCAAAATTAATCGGCCACAGCGGGAAAAGCCTTTTACAATTACCCGTGTTAGAATCTATGGCTGAAGTAACTGAATTATCGATAGATGATGTCTCGATGGTCGGCGTCGACTTAAAGATTACGGCATCTTATAAAAAGAGTGATCATTAAACTATGTTTACTGGAATTATTGCAGCCGTTGGCCAAATCAGCGCTCTGAAAAAAATCGGTGGCGATTTATCTGTTACGGTGAAAACGGGGAAGCTTGATTTATCTGACGTACAATTAGGCGATAGCATCGCGACGAATGGTGTTTGTTTAACAGTTGTGCGGTTATTAGCAGACGGATTTATGGCTGATGTTTCGCAAGAGACTCTGAGCTTAACAGGTTTTGCTCATTACACTGTTGGTCAAAAGGTGAATTTAGAAAAAGCCCTTATGCCAACATCGCGTTTAGGTGGTCATTTAGTCTCTGGGCATATTGATGGTATTGCTACTGTGGTGGCGATGCAAGCAAATGGCCGTGCGGTAGATTATTGGCTCAGCGCTCCTACACATTTATTAAAGTATATTCCTTATAAAGGCTCTGTCTGTATCGATGGCATTAGTCTTACCGTAAATGAGCTTAATGCATCACAATTTAAGTTGACAATAGTGCCGCATACGGCAATTGAAACTACTATTAGCCACTTTAAAGTGGGTTCAACAGTCAACTTAGAGGTCGATCAACTCGCGCGTTATATGGAGCGTTTATTGACGCTGCCGGGTACGCACGACCAAGAAAAAAATAATGTATCGATGGATTTATTAACCCAAGCGGGTTTTATTTAATAAACCATTATCCAAATTAAAACGTTAAATAGTGCTCTATTTAGATGACAACAGCAACAGCGAGTAAGCAATGAAACTCAACAGCGCAGCAGAAATTATTGAAGACATTCGTGCCGGTAAAATGGTTATTCTTATGGATGACGAAGACCGAGAAAATGAAGGTGACTTGATTATGGCGGCCGAGCACATCAGTGCAGACGCTATCAACTTCATGGCCACTTATGGTCGCGGCTTAATTTGTTTAACGTTAACACAAGACCGTTGTCGCCAGCTTGATTTACCTTTAATGGTACGCAATAACGGCGCACAGTTTTCGACTAACTTCACAATGTCGATTGAGGCTGCAAAAGGTGTAACAACGGGGATTTCAGCTGCAGATCGCGCTCGCACTGTTCAAGCTGCTGTTGCCAAAGGTGCTGTACCAACTGATATCGTACAGCCTGGTCATATTTTTCCAATTATGGCGCAACCAGGAGGTGTATTAACACGAGCTGGCCACACCGAAGCGGGTTGTGATTTGGCGCGATTAGCTGGATGTGAGCCTTCATCAGTGATTGTGGAAATTCTCAATCCAGATGGCACCATGGCACGTCGTCCAGATCTTGAAGTATTTGCACAACAGCATGGTCTAAAAATTGGTACCATCGCTGATTTAATCGAATATCGCAATTTAAATGAAGCAACCATTGAGCGCGTCGCAAAGTGTAAATTGCCAACCGAGCATGGTCATTTTGATCTTGTGACCTATAAAGATACCATTGATGGTCAATTACATTATGCCTTGGTAAATGGCGCTATTGAGTCACACACTCCAACCTTAGTGCGCGTACACTTACAAAGTACGTTTAATGATTTATTATTATCAGACCGTGTCGCCGATCGTAGTTGGACATTGCCTAATGCAATGCAGCGCGTAGCAAGCGAAGGCGGTGTAGTTGTAATACTTGGCAAGCAAGAAAGTCCAGCTGAACTCGAATCAATTGTTAAAGCACTTGAAGCGCAAGATAACGGCGAAACAACTCAGTTGCGTAAGTTTCAAGGCACGTCACGCACTGTTGGTGTCGGTTCACAAATCCTTGCTGATTTAGGAATTCATCAAATGCGTTTAATGAGTTTGCCGAAAAAATATCATGCAATATCAGGCTTTGGCTTAGAAGTAATTGAATACGTCGAGCCTTAAAAAGTTAAAACCAACACAGCTCATTATTAACGCTAATATAGTTGAGCTTTTTATGTTATGATGCGCGCCGATTTTTGCGCATCAGATTAAAACCAGTTTAAGGGCTTCGGATGAAAATTATTGAAGGTAATATGAATGCAACGGGCAAAAAATTTGCCATTGTCATTTCTCGTTTTAATAGCTTTATTGGTAGTAGCTTACTAGCAGGCGCTGTTGATACTTTAAAACGTACTGGTGGCGTAAATGACGAAGACATTACCGTTATTTATGTGCCTGGTGCGGTAGAGTTACCGTTAGTAGCAAAGCGTGTTGCTGCTAAAAAAGAATATGACGCGATTATTGCACTAGGTGTAGTGATCCGTGGTGGTACTCCGCACTTTGATTTAGTGGCGGGTGAATCGAATAAAGGTTTAGCTCAAGTATCGCTTGAGTATGACATTCCAGTGGCTTTTGGTGTTCTTACCACAGAAAGCATTGAACAAGCTATTGAACGAGCAGGAACCAAGATGGGTAACAAAGGCGGCGAAGCTGCTCTTGGTGCGCTTGAAATGGTAAATGTTCTTGACCAAATTTAAGGAATTGATGTGAAACCTGCAGCGAGACGTAAAGCCCGTATTTTAGCACTACAAGCGATTTATTCATGGCAAGTAAGTGGTAATGCCATTGCTGATATCGAGCAACAAATGTTACTTGAAAATGACATCAGCAAAATCGATGTTGAATACTTCAAAGATTTAGCATGTGGTGTGGCTGTACAGCATAAAGTGTTAGATGTGATTTTATCTCCACATCTTGCTCGTCCTTATGAAGATATTGATTTTGTTGAAAAAGCTATTCTTCGTTTATCTGCTTATGAGCTTAAATTTCGTGAAGACGTACCTTATAAAGTTGCGATTAACGAAGGGATCGAACTGGCTAAAATGTTTGGTGCTGAAGACAGTCATAAGTTTGTAAATGGTGTGCTTGATAAAGCAGTTAAAGAATTAAGAGCTTGATCAAAATAGAGGGAGCCGGCTTAGCCCGGCTTTTTTGTGTATGCGTGAATTTGAATTGATTAGCCGGTACTTTAAAGGCCGAGGCATTACCCGTAAAGATGTGAAATTAGGCATAGGTGATGATGCTGCCGTTATGACAGTGCCTGAAAATTGTCAGCTTGTTGTCACAACGGATACCTTAGTTGAAGGGGTTCACTTTTTTAAAGACATGCCAGCTCGGGCTTTAGGGCATCGTGCACTTGCAGTGAACTTAAGTGACTTAGCTGCAATGGGTGCCGAGCCTGCTTGGATTTCGCTCGCACTTACTTTGCCACATGCCGATATTGAATGGTTGGAAGAGTTTACGGCTGGAATGCACGAAATTGCAGAATATTTTAATGTGCAAATTGTCGGTGGCGATACCACTCAAGGGCCTTTAACAATCACTATTTGTGCAAAAGGTACCATTCCAACCGGTAAAGCGATTACCCGCTCGGGTGCAAAAAATGGCGATTGGATTTATTTATCTGGCCCCTTAGGTGATGCAGGGCTTGCGATTGAAGCGCAAAAAGGCCGTTTTAATGTGCGCCCAGAACATTTAGCCAAGTTAAAACAACGTTTTGAATACCCAAGTCCGCGCGTTGCGGCAGGGCAAGTATTACGTAATTTAGCCTCATCGTGCATTGATATCTCAGATGGTCTTCTCGCCGACTTAAAACATATTTTAACTATGTCTATGGTGGGCGCGACGCTCAACGTTGATAAAATTCCGACCTCAGAATCTCTTCGAGCTTCATTAACGCAAGAAGAGCGTTGGCCATTTGTGTTGGCGTATGGTGATGATTATGAGCTGTTGTTTACCGTGCCTGAAGATAAAAAAGGCATGCTCGATTTAAGTCTACGCCAATACGGTGTTGAAGCTGTGTGCATCGGTCAAATTCGCGGTAATGAAGGTACAATTGAACTGTTAAATAAAGGCGAAAAGTTTGTTTTTACAGGTCAAGGTTACCAACACTTTGCTGAGGAATGATTTTGCAGCATAAAATAGCGTTTAATCTAAAAAAACCACATCAGTTTTTAGCCTTGGGTTTTGGTCTTGGTTTAGCCCCTAAAGCTCCCGGCACATTCGGTACTCTCGCTGCTTTACCTTTTATCTTTGCAACGATGCAGCTTGGCTGGCAATGGCAAGTACTGGTTGCTGTGCTGTTGAGTGTTGTTGGAATTTGGTTATGTGGCAAAACCGCAGATGATGTCCAAGTTCATGATCACTCAGCAATTGTGTGGGATGAAATTGCAGGCTTTTATATCACCATGATAGGTGCTGCAATCAGCTGGCAGTCTCTTTTGGTGGGATTTTTATTATTTCGTTTCTTTGATATTTTGAAACCTTGGCCAATAAAATTATTGGATAAACAAGTCAAAGGCGGCTTCGGGATCATGATAGATGATGTGGCTGCGGGATTATTTTCATTGATTATTGTTCAAGCTTTGTTTAAAACAGGGTATTTAGGATAAAAAGAGTTCAGTGTGATTAAAACGTTAGTCTATTTTTGCCTCTTTTTGAGTGTCAGCTGCTTTGCTTCTATCAATGATTATGTCGTTAAGAAGTGGAGCACCAGTGATGGACTAGCGTCACAATCATTGACAAGTATTGTGCAAGATCGGCAAGGCTATATTTGGGTGGGGACCCAGTTTGGCCTGAGTCGATTTGACGGCATGAATTTTACTAATTTTAGCACTGCTAATGCTGAGTTTTTACAGAGTAATGCGATAAGCAAACTTCAGCTCGATCAAGATGGCATGCTTTGGATTGGTAGTAAAAGTGGTTTAGTCAGGCTCGATCCTCGTTCGTTTGATTACGCTACATTTAACGTCAATGGTGGAGTCCATGATATTTTGGCTGATAAAGAAGGCCGAATTTGGATTGCAGCAAATGGTCTATATCTCTTTTTCAACGAAAAATTTATACCTATTAACCAACTGCTCGCCAATAGCGAAGCACCTGTCTGGCCTAATGACGATGGCAGCCGCACTCAAAAAAAATTAGTTGGCCGTATCATTGGTTCTGTCAGTAAGATGGCGCTATCGCCTCAAGGCATTTGGCTGGTTAATGAGCGAAATTTATTACGACTAACCTATCAACTCAGTTCAAAATCATCAGTAAAGCTTGAGATCACCGCCAAGGTGGCACTTCCTGACAGTTTAGCGCAAACCATAGTCACGGATTTAGCTTGGCTTGAAGGCAATTTGTTTTTAGCATCAGAAGCAGGCGCTTACAAGCTCGATGTGGATGAAGAACTGCGCGCGATTGCAATTCCTTATGCGATTAAAAAAGCCACTTATAAAATTATGAGTGACTCAGATGGTGGTATCTGGGCTTCAACCGAAGGTCGGTTAAGTTATCGCGACCCATCAGGTGATTGGGAAGGTGTTGATTCATTAGAGCTTGCGCAGACTTGGTTTAACGACATTATGCGCGATCGCAATAATAATATTTGGCTAGCCAGCTCAAGTGATGGTTTGTGGCAGGCCCATAAAGGATTGGTGAACCGCCATGCGACGCTTGCTGAAATAAAAGAGCCAATTGATGCAGTTACCTTATCGCCTAGAAATGTGCTCTGGGTTGCGAGTCGCTCAGGTATTGGTTTTTACAACGACGATAAGGTATTTGTGACAACCATTAATAGTGTTGATTATCAAAACGCTAAAGTACAAAGTTTGTATTTTGATAATGATCGTTTGTTCATTAATACTGATAGCGGCCTCTTTATTTACGACCCTGAAGGAGTGCATCGTCCAACGGAGCGGGTGCTTCGTACTAATTCAATTAATTCTATAAATCGTTCTGCTGACGGCTCATTGTGGTTTGGCACTGAGCGTGGTTTGTATCGACTTGGTTATAACGGCTTAAAATCGTTTATTCATAATGCAAAGTTGGGTAGTAATAAAATTACCTATCAATTAATTAGCGATAATTATAATTGGCTTGGGACTACAAAAGGTGCGTATGTTTTCAGTGATAAAGGGATTGATCCTATTGCAACCTCAACCGCACTTGCAAATGCAAGTATCTCGAGCATGCTGGAATTGCCTGATCATGTAATATTGATTGGTACTATGACTAATGGCTTATTTTATCGCAGTTTAGATAATGAATGGCACCAACTTGATGCTTCAAATGGTTTACCTTATGGCTCAATTTTAAGCTTACATTACGATGAAAAATATCAGCATATTTGGGTCAGTAACTTAAAAGGCGTTTATCGAATGCCTGCGGCGCAATTTAGCCAAAAAATTAGCAATATTCAAATTGAACAAGTACTTAGCTCATTTGACCGTCAATTAGATGGAAAATTAAGTCAGTGTTGTGCTGGTAAAGGACAAAATGCGGTCGCTGATACTGGGGATTCTTTGTGGTACCCAAGTTTGCAGGGCTTGATAGAAATTCCTAAAGACATTGAGTTATTTGGTCAGGCTATTTTAGAGCCGATAGTTGAAAGTATTAGTACTACAAATCAAGATCATAGAGTTAAAGATGGTAGTGCAACTATTGATCTTGATGCCCGAGATTTAACAATTAATTATTCAGCAATAGATTTTTATGCTCCCAATAGCTTGGAGTTTCGTTACCAATTAGTTAATTTTGATAAGTCATGGCGCTTTGCTAATCGTCGCCGAGAAGCAATTTATACCAATTTACCGCCAGGAGTATTTACTTTTGAACTAGAAGTAAAGCGTCAAAGTATGACTTGGGAACAAGCAGTAAAAACGCACCTTACAATTAAAATTGCAAAACGTTTCGATGAAACCATTTATTTTAGGCTGCTTATTGTTAGTTTATTTATCACTTTGTTATATGTTGTTTTTCTGATTTACCGTAATCAAGAACGGCGAAAACAGCTTGAACTTGAAAAACAGGTTGAATCACGTACCACAGAGCTCACTGAAACCAATAACAAGCTTAACTTGGCAAACTCACAGTTAAAACAGGTGAGTCATTCTGATGAGCTTACAGGCCTTCGCAGCAGGCGTTTCTTATTTGATCAGTTACCAAAAGATATTGAGCATTATCAACGTAACCGCGAAAGTTTAGAAGAGCAAGGTAAAGCATTAGCCTTAGTGATTGTAAACCTTGATGAGTTTAGTCGAATTAATGATGCCTATGGCCCTATCTTTGGTGATAGTTGTTTGCAACAAGTTGCGACTTTATTAATAGGTAAAACACAAGGTTCTGATTATGTAGTGCGTTGGAGTGGTGACGAGTTTTTATTATTACTGCGTGATATGAAACGTAATGCAATTGATGATTATACTAAAAACCTATGCCGTACTATTTCAGATCATAAATTTAAATTACCTAATGGTAAAACAGTTCATTTATCAAGTTCATTAGGCTGGGCATTTTATCCACTGCCATTGCTAGGTGGGCAAATTATAGGTTGGGAAACCTCAATTAATTTGGCTGATTTAGCGTTGCATAAAGTTAAAGAGCGGGGACGCAACGGGGTGGCAACGTTTACTTTTGATGATCAGATTGATGCCTTTGAGTTTGAAGATAATGAAATTATCGAAAAACAACTTGCTGATTTACTCGATACCCAATTGGCGAAATTGCATATCTGGATGCAAGAACGCTGGTCGATGAAAATTTAAGATATTTTATTATGATTGAGCATAAATCTTAAAATCGAGACATAAAAAAACCTAGCGAATGCTAGGTTTTTATTTAAAAGGAACATTAAGCAATATATTGACTAATTTTTGTCAAAATACCTGCGCTATCTAATCCCATTTCACTGTGCATTTCATCTTGAGTGCCATGCTTAATAAATTCATCAGGGATCCCTAAATTTAAAACATGCACAGATAATTTATTTGTCATGACGAACTCATTCACAGCAGAGCCTGCACCACCTTGAATCGCATTATCTTCTAAGGTGATAAAGTACTTATGCTTTGCAGCGAGCTCAGTTAATAAATCACAATCAATTGGCTTAATAAATCGCATATCAACCAATGTGGCATTGAGCTTTTCAGCAACTGGTTTTGCATGTTCAAGTAAAGTACCAAATGACAGAATAGCGACTTTTTCACCTTGGCGTATGGTATTGGCTTTACCAATAGCAATGG includes the following:
- a CDS encoding ligand-binding sensor domain-containing diguanylate cyclase produces the protein MIKTLVYFCLFLSVSCFASINDYVVKKWSTSDGLASQSLTSIVQDRQGYIWVGTQFGLSRFDGMNFTNFSTANAEFLQSNAISKLQLDQDGMLWIGSKSGLVRLDPRSFDYATFNVNGGVHDILADKEGRIWIAANGLYLFFNEKFIPINQLLANSEAPVWPNDDGSRTQKKLVGRIIGSVSKMALSPQGIWLVNERNLLRLTYQLSSKSSVKLEITAKVALPDSLAQTIVTDLAWLEGNLFLASEAGAYKLDVDEELRAIAIPYAIKKATYKIMSDSDGGIWASTEGRLSYRDPSGDWEGVDSLELAQTWFNDIMRDRNNNIWLASSSDGLWQAHKGLVNRHATLAEIKEPIDAVTLSPRNVLWVASRSGIGFYNDDKVFVTTINSVDYQNAKVQSLYFDNDRLFINTDSGLFIYDPEGVHRPTERVLRTNSINSINRSADGSLWFGTERGLYRLGYNGLKSFIHNAKLGSNKITYQLISDNYNWLGTTKGAYVFSDKGIDPIATSTALANASISSMLELPDHVILIGTMTNGLFYRSLDNEWHQLDASNGLPYGSILSLHYDEKYQHIWVSNLKGVYRMPAAQFSQKISNIQIEQVLSSFDRQLDGKLSQCCAGKGQNAVADTGDSLWYPSLQGLIEIPKDIELFGQAILEPIVESISTTNQDHRVKDGSATIDLDARDLTINYSAIDFYAPNSLEFRYQLVNFDKSWRFANRRREAIYTNLPPGVFTFELEVKRQSMTWEQAVKTHLTIKIAKRFDETIYFRLLIVSLFITLLYVVFLIYRNQERRKQLELEKQVESRTTELTETNNKLNLANSQLKQVSHSDELTGLRSRRFLFDQLPKDIEHYQRNRESLEEQGKALALVIVNLDEFSRINDAYGPIFGDSCLQQVATLLIGKTQGSDYVVRWSGDEFLLLLRDMKRNAIDDYTKNLCRTISDHKFKLPNGKTVHLSSSLGWAFYPLPLLGGQIIGWETSINLADLALHKVKERGRNGVATFTFDDQIDAFEFEDNEIIEKQLADLLDTQLAKLHIWMQERWSMKI